The sequence GATCCAGATTGCCGCCGGGCCGTGCGCGGTGGAAAATCGCGATATGCTTTATCAAACGGCTGAGCTCGTCAAGTCTGCTGGCGCGCGCATGATCCGCGGCGGTGCGTTCAAACCGCGGACTTCCCCGTACAGTTTCCAGGGCCTCGGGGAGGAGGGCCTCCGCTATCTCAAGGAGGTGAGCGAGGCGACAGGGATGCCGGTGATTACGGAGTGCATGGATACCAGGGATATCCCGCTCGTGGAGAAATATGCCGATATCATTCAGGTCGGCGCGCGCAACATGCAGAACTTCACCCTCCTCAAGGAGTTAGGCCAGGCGAAGAAACCGATCCTCCTGAAAAGGGGGATGATGTCCACGGTGAAGGAGCTGCTCATGTCGGCGGAGTATATACTGTCGCAAGGCAATTTCAACGTCATCCTCTGCGAGCGAGGGATCCGCACCTTTGAGGATGCGACTCGCAATACGCTTGATTTGAGCGCCGTGCCTCTGGTCAAACGGTTGAGTCACCTGCCGGTATTTGTGGACCCGAGCCACGCGACGGGCAAACGGGAATTGATCCAGCCGATGGCGATGGCGGCAGTTGCCGCGGGGGCTGACGGCCTTATGATAGAGGTTCATCCGAGGCCTGAGGAGGCCCTCTCTGACGGCGAGCAGTCGCTTACCCCTGAAGAGTTCTCGAGGATGGTCGCAG comes from Candidatus Auribacterota bacterium and encodes:
- the aroF gene encoding 3-deoxy-7-phosphoheptulonate synthase; translated protein: MIIVLKPGATQEQTDRLIAKVHALGLKTMVSRGVERTIIGVIGEEDIVRITPLEAFPGVEKMMPVLKPYKLVSREFKPESGVIAVGNVRIGGRVIQIAAGPCAVENRDMLYQTAELVKSAGARMIRGGAFKPRTSPYSFQGLGEEGLRYLKEVSEATGMPVITECMDTRDIPLVEKYADIIQVGARNMQNFTLLKELGQAKKPILLKRGMMSTVKELLMSAEYILSQGNFNVILCERGIRTFEDATRNTLDLSAVPLVKRLSHLPVFVDPSHATGKRELIQPMAMAAVAAGADGLMIEVHPRPEEALSDGEQSLTPEEFSRMVAALKPVAAAVGRAI